One window from the genome of Manis pentadactyla isolate mManPen7 chromosome 15, mManPen7.hap1, whole genome shotgun sequence encodes:
- the LOC130681155 gene encoding CD177 antigen-like isoform X2: MEHAPTISIHSGPPGMLIASYAQLCSSDGCNRANSTSILLNSLPHPAVPAPGDLQCPACVEVSGTCAENSKNVTCPMGTTQCYSGYIRLNGGGASYTVNVQGCMTQPSGSLLNHTCDIGVFSVHESSDGNETLPQARASPPLYLAWAVGLGVFLALWYGEPSVLNLFPDDS, encoded by the exons ATGGAGCATGCCCCCACTATCTCCATACACTCGGGGCCGCCTGGCATGCTCATCGCCTCCTACGCCCAGCTCTGCTCCTCTGACGGTTGCAACAGGGCCAACAGTACCAGCATCCTGCTGAattccctcccccatccag CTGTGCCTGCCCCAGGAGACCTGCAGTGTCCTGCCTGTGTGGAGGTCTCTGGGACCTGTGcagaaaattctaaaaatgtCACGTGTCCTATGGGCACCACTCAATGTTACAGTGGCTACATTCGTCTCAATGGAG GTGGGGCGTCCTACACAGTGAACGTTCAGGGCTGCATGACCCAGCCTTCTGGCTCCTTGTTGAACCATACCTGTGATATTGGGGTCTTCTCTGTACATGAGAGTTCTGATGGGAATGAAACTCTCCCCCAAGCCAGAGCTTCCCCTCCCCTCTATTTGGCTTGGGCTGTTGGCCTTGGTGTATTTTTAGCCCTTTGGTATGGGGAACCCTCCGTGTTGAACCTATTTCCAGATGATTCTTAG
- the LOC130681155 gene encoding CD177 antigen-like isoform X1, which yields MAPQRQQTCDIAEVCQETLLLIDVGHTSLILGSKGCSLDQMEHAPTISIHSGPPGMLIASYAQLCSSDGCNRANSTSILLNSLPHPAVPAPGDLQCPACVEVSGTCAENSKNVTCPMGTTQCYSGYIRLNGGGASYTVNVQGCMTQPSGSLLNHTCDIGVFSVHESSDGNETLPQARASPPLYLAWAVGLGVFLALWYGEPSVLNLFPDDS from the exons ATGGCCCCACAGAGGCAACAGACCTGTGATATTGCGGAGGTGTGTCAGGAGACGCTTCTGCTCATAGATGTAG GACACACGTCACTCATCCTGGGGAGCAAAGGCTGCAGCTTGGACCAGATGGAGCATGCCCCCACTATCTCCATACACTCGGGGCCGCCTGGCATGCTCATCGCCTCCTACGCCCAGCTCTGCTCCTCTGACGGTTGCAACAGGGCCAACAGTACCAGCATCCTGCTGAattccctcccccatccag CTGTGCCTGCCCCAGGAGACCTGCAGTGTCCTGCCTGTGTGGAGGTCTCTGGGACCTGTGcagaaaattctaaaaatgtCACGTGTCCTATGGGCACCACTCAATGTTACAGTGGCTACATTCGTCTCAATGGAG GTGGGGCGTCCTACACAGTGAACGTTCAGGGCTGCATGACCCAGCCTTCTGGCTCCTTGTTGAACCATACCTGTGATATTGGGGTCTTCTCTGTACATGAGAGTTCTGATGGGAATGAAACTCTCCCCCAAGCCAGAGCTTCCCCTCCCCTCTATTTGGCTTGGGCTGTTGGCCTTGGTGTATTTTTAGCCCTTTGGTATGGGGAACCCTCCGTGTTGAACCTATTTCCAGATGATTCTTAG